The Bacteroides ovatus genomic interval GTGGAATACAATGAAGCCAAACTTAATCTGACGAAAGCTCTTTCGGATAAGTTGCAGGCAAAATATGACTACCTGTTCCGGACTAAAATTCTGGATTTCTACAAAGGACAGGTCATTGAATAAAAAAGAAATAAAATTGAGTTTAGTATAGTAGTTCCTTAAAACATATCCGTTGGTTCATTCGTTATTATAGAAAGAACTAACGGATATGAAGTATTTTATCGTCCTAGTGATTATAATGATTAGTAATACATTTTTAGGAGTTGCTAAACCAATGAAGAATCAAGCAGAAATCTATTTTGCGGGAGGATGTTTCTGGGGAACAGAACATTTCCTGAAACAAATTCGAGGAGTAGAAAGTACTCAGGTAGGATATGCCAACAGTAATGTTGCCAATCCGAGTTATGAACAGGTCTGTTCCGGAAAAACCAATGCTGCCGAAACAGTAAAGGTGGTTTATGATCCGAAAACGGTAGATTTGAATTTACTGCTCGATCTATATTTCAAGACAATAGATCCTACCAGCCTCAACCGGCAAGGTAATGACCGGGGAACACAGTATAGAACCGGAATTTATTATGTAGATAAAGAAGATCTCCCTGTCATCAAGCAGGCAATTCAATTATTATCCGCACAATATAAAACTCCTATTGTCCTAGAAGTAAAGCCATTGACTAATTTCTATCCGGCAGAGACTTACCACCAGGACTATCTGGATAAAAATCCGGGTGGATACTGCCATATCAATCCTGCTTTATTCGAAATGGCACGCAAAGCGAATGCGCCGAAAGCTAAAGTGTATCAAAAAGCGGATGATGCAACCCTTCGTAAGAAACTCTCGGCGGAACAATATGCCGTAACCCAAAAGAATGCCACCGAACCAGCTTTCCACAATGAATACTGGAATGAGCATCGTCCCGGCATTTATGTAGATATTACTACCGGAGAACCTCTGTTTGTTTCTACTGACAAGTTCGATTCAGGTTGCGGGTGGCCAAGCTTTTCCCAACCAATTCAAAAAGATCTGATCGCAGAAAAGAAAGATACTTCACACGGCATGATACGTACGGAAGTACGCAGTAAAACCGGAGATGCTCATTTGGGACACGTATTCACAGATGGGCCGAAAGAGAAAGGTGGATTACGTTATTGCATCAATAGCGCTTCACTTCGTTTTATCCCGAAAGATAAAATGAAAGAGGAAGGTTATGGAGAATATCTACCACTCGTTAAATAAATATTGAAGAGTTACAAAAGCTAATCATAACTGTTCATCAGATAAACAGAACGGTGGATTATCCCATAAGGAAATCCACCGTTTTTAATGTAGTTAAATTAAAAGAGAGAGAAGGAGTTTCACAACTCCGATTTATTTTTATCTGCTGGCAGTCAGCAGAGTTGCTTCATTAGTTGCCGGAACAGACACATTCATAGCCCAGCTGGAACCGGATTCTTCAATCCATTTATCATTCCATTTGTAGTTCATATAAGCAACCGGCATATTAGCGTCATTCAGTTCATAAACACTCTTTTCAACAGATGCGTCGTAAGCTCTGTGAGAGTCATTCCAACGTGCGTATACCAAAGTGATTTCATTAGATGAATAAGTATAATCAATCTTGAAGTACGGTATCCATTTTTCAATAGAAGCATCCCATTTGAAAGCTTCTTTGGAGGATATTCTCTTCTGATCGTCATAAGTAAAATCATATTTCATGTGGCGATAGAGAGAACCATCGAGTCTGTAAATCACTTTCGATACTACGAGATCATCTACTTTTTCTTCATTAGTAATGAAGTTATTACCCTGTGCCTTCACTGTTGCATTAGCGATTCCTGCAAATACCATAGCAACTAAAA includes:
- the msrB gene encoding peptide-methionine (R)-S-oxide reductase MsrB, which encodes MKYFIVLVIIMISNTFLGVAKPMKNQAEIYFAGGCFWGTEHFLKQIRGVESTQVGYANSNVANPSYEQVCSGKTNAAETVKVVYDPKTVDLNLLLDLYFKTIDPTSLNRQGNDRGTQYRTGIYYVDKEDLPVIKQAIQLLSAQYKTPIVLEVKPLTNFYPAETYHQDYLDKNPGGYCHINPALFEMARKANAPKAKVYQKADDATLRKKLSAEQYAVTQKNATEPAFHNEYWNEHRPGIYVDITTGEPLFVSTDKFDSGCGWPSFSQPIQKDLIAEKKDTSHGMIRTEVRSKTGDAHLGHVFTDGPKEKGGLRYCINSASLRFIPKDKMKEEGYGEYLPLVK
- a CDS encoding DUF3836 domain-containing protein, encoding MKTTVLFRMIVLVAMVFAGIANATVKAQGNNFITNEEKVDDLVVSKVIYRLDGSLYRHMKYDFTYDDQKRISSKEAFKWDASIEKWIPYFKIDYTYSSNEITLVYARWNDSHRAYDASVEKSVYELNDANMPVAYMNYKWNDKWIEESGSSWAMNVSVPATNEATLLTASR